In Paludisphaera rhizosphaerae, a single window of DNA contains:
- a CDS encoding M16 family metallopeptidase — protein sequence MSDLTTPPPIEFRKQTLANGLDVIAKRRPGLPTAAVNLWYHVGSKDEERNQRGFAHLFEHIMFEGSEHYPGDFFKHLQPLGGSVNGSTSTDRTNYFVDLPAVHVERVLAMESDRMGWLIPALDEKKLNIQRDVVKNEYRQTHANRPYGQAWRILFEALYPPQHPYSWMTIGVMEDLDSASRDDVAAFFRRFYVPANASLAIVGDVPEDEAFAMAERYFGPIPGGARALRPWTPPVKLAASRELELIDRVEMDRVYLIWHTVPQFHERDAALSLLGDVLGRGRSSRLYKKLVLERQWAQDVTAYQSGRELAGTFGLIATLRPGASMADVRKLLFDEVEAIATEGVTDEELERVKTIKASAFLFALENAGGFGGVADRLNAYNVYCGDPARITTDLQRFLDVSLVDVQEAAVDYVHRKPYVALNVFGRKPAVGGVSKVDRATPPPAGKPATFRAPKPEVFTLSNGLPVWILPRRDLPTVSLTVAMRGGGALQPIDRPGLADLTASMLDEGTKKRSAEAIASEIESMGAAMSGSCGWDGAFVSLRCLKSILDRTLDLAVDILREPAFPTEEWDRLRGRTVDALRSERDSADARCHRALMKTLYPEGHAYRHPLDGVEQVVAGLDREEAVAFHKKHLGPSQAGVIAAGDVDPDALLKLLEARLGDWRGEPTTLPTITAPPLGQRPRILLLNRPGAPQAVVRFGHVGIARDDEDHDRLMLMNQVLGGQFTSRLNEKLREERGFTYGVRSSYDARRGAGPFAISASLQADKLTIAFDDVRRELDALLSDRPPTKEEIDDARRSLIEGHARHFETPSALVKRYAHLFIHDLPMDDLVNFPERLLDVDLPSIIAASQRRLDPHALVAVVVADAEHVRDQLEAVPWAGLEIIED from the coding sequence ATGAGCGATTTGACCACGCCCCCGCCAATCGAATTCCGCAAGCAAACGCTCGCCAACGGCCTCGACGTCATCGCCAAACGCCGGCCCGGCCTCCCCACGGCCGCCGTCAACCTGTGGTACCACGTCGGCTCCAAGGACGAAGAACGCAATCAACGCGGGTTCGCCCACCTGTTCGAACACATCATGTTCGAGGGATCCGAGCACTACCCGGGTGATTTCTTCAAACACCTGCAGCCCCTGGGGGGCAGCGTCAACGGTTCCACCTCGACCGACCGCACCAACTACTTCGTGGACCTCCCCGCCGTCCACGTCGAGCGGGTCCTGGCGATGGAATCCGACCGCATGGGCTGGCTGATCCCGGCCCTCGACGAGAAGAAGCTGAACATCCAACGCGACGTCGTCAAAAACGAGTACCGCCAAACCCACGCCAACCGCCCCTACGGTCAGGCCTGGCGCATCCTTTTCGAAGCTCTCTATCCCCCCCAACATCCCTATTCGTGGATGACGATCGGGGTGATGGAGGATCTGGACTCGGCCTCGCGTGACGACGTGGCGGCGTTTTTCCGCCGCTTCTACGTCCCGGCCAACGCCAGCCTGGCGATCGTGGGAGACGTTCCCGAGGACGAGGCCTTCGCGATGGCCGAGCGTTACTTCGGCCCGATCCCCGGCGGGGCCAGGGCGTTGCGGCCGTGGACGCCGCCCGTCAAGCTCGCCGCCTCGCGCGAGTTGGAGTTGATCGACCGGGTCGAGATGGACCGCGTCTATCTGATCTGGCACACCGTCCCCCAGTTCCACGAGCGCGACGCCGCCCTCAGCCTGCTGGGCGACGTCCTGGGCCGCGGCCGGTCCAGCCGGCTCTACAAGAAGCTGGTGCTGGAGCGTCAATGGGCGCAGGACGTAACGGCCTACCAGTCAGGACGAGAACTCGCTGGGACCTTCGGGCTGATCGCCACGCTGCGGCCGGGGGCCTCCATGGCCGACGTCCGCAAGCTGCTGTTCGACGAGGTTGAGGCGATCGCGACCGAGGGCGTGACCGACGAGGAGTTGGAACGCGTCAAGACGATCAAGGCGTCGGCCTTTCTGTTCGCGCTGGAGAACGCCGGCGGATTCGGCGGCGTGGCTGACCGGCTCAACGCCTACAACGTCTACTGCGGCGACCCTGCGCGGATCACCACGGACCTGCAACGATTCCTGGACGTCTCGCTGGTGGACGTGCAGGAGGCGGCCGTCGACTACGTTCATCGCAAGCCGTACGTCGCCCTGAACGTCTTCGGCCGCAAACCGGCCGTCGGCGGGGTCTCCAAGGTGGACCGGGCCACGCCTCCTCCCGCCGGCAAGCCCGCGACGTTCCGGGCGCCGAAGCCCGAGGTCTTCACCCTCTCCAACGGCCTGCCGGTCTGGATCCTGCCGCGACGCGACCTGCCGACGGTCTCCCTGACCGTGGCGATGCGCGGCGGCGGCGCCCTTCAGCCGATCGACCGTCCGGGGCTGGCCGATCTGACGGCGTCGATGCTCGATGAGGGGACGAAGAAGCGCTCGGCTGAGGCGATCGCGTCCGAGATCGAGTCGATGGGGGCGGCGATGTCGGGCTCTTGCGGGTGGGATGGAGCCTTCGTCTCGCTCCGCTGCCTGAAGTCGATCCTCGACCGGACGCTCGACCTGGCCGTCGACATCCTCCGCGAGCCCGCATTCCCGACCGAGGAGTGGGACCGCCTGCGGGGACGAACCGTCGACGCCCTCCGCTCCGAGCGAGACTCGGCGGACGCGCGTTGCCATCGGGCCCTGATGAAGACGCTCTATCCCGAGGGCCACGCCTATCGCCACCCGCTCGACGGGGTGGAGCAGGTCGTCGCCGGGCTGGACCGCGAGGAGGCCGTCGCCTTCCACAAGAAGCACCTCGGGCCGTCGCAGGCGGGGGTGATCGCCGCGGGGGACGTCGATCCGGACGCCCTGCTGAAGCTGCTGGAGGCTCGCCTGGGCGACTGGCGGGGCGAGCCGACGACGCTACCGACCATCACCGCGCCGCCGCTCGGCCAGAGGCCGCGGATCCTTTTGCTCAACCGCCCTGGAGCGCCTCAGGCCGTGGTGCGGTTCGGCCACGTCGGCATCGCCCGCGACGACGAGGACCACGACCGGCTGATGCTGATGAACCAGGTCCTCGGCGGCCAGTTCACCTCGCGGCTCAACGAGAAGCTCCGCGAGGAGCGCGGGTTCACCTACGGCGTCCGCAGCAGTTATGACGCCCGCCGGGGCGCGGGTCCGTTCGCGATCTCCGCCTCGCTGCAGGCCGACAAGCTGACGATCGCCTTCGACGACGTCCGCCGCGAGTTGGACGCCCTGCTGTCGGATCGTCCTCCCACGAAGGAAGAGATCGACGACGCCCGCCGGTCCCTAATCGAGGGCCACGCGCGGCACTTCGAAACGCCGTCGGCCCTGGTGAAGCGCTACGCCCACCTGTTCATCCACGACCTGCCGATGGACGACCTGGTGAACTTCCCCGAGCGGCTGCTGGACGTCGACCTCCCCTCGATCATCGCCGCCTCCCAGCGCCGGCTCGATCCGCACGCCCTCGTCGCCGTCGTCGTGGCCGACGCCGAGCACGTCCGCGACCAGTTGGAAGCGGTCCCCTGGGCGGGGCTGGAGATTATTGAGGATTGA
- a CDS encoding PP2C family protein-serine/threonine phosphatase: protein MNWDDIIIDASASDTGMRRQNNQDSHTAVRAANSEVWRRRGHLFMVADGMGAHAAGELASKMACDLIPHSYMKTKAGAPGEAIAKAFRDVSTQIHVRAAANRDFDGMGTTCSSLLLLPEGALVAHVGDSRVYRIRDHRIDQLSFDHSLVWELVRRNHLTPEQANVSIPKNVITRSLGPAEVEVDLEGPLAVKEGDVYLLCSDGLSGPVTDPEMGAFAGSFHPRDASRYLVHLANLRGGLDNITVVIVRIGPWVDPESGEIDQQDPDAKKGKASNGVPRSWKDRLLERFTGPKPLQPLAPEDEHRYRSADCTIGEELIEKLHQLVEDVRETAVSQAWSVDWHQLSEHRRKLAQGQESGNSWVVLREIGEMVALLGQAGRFHRKQVPI, encoded by the coding sequence GTGAACTGGGACGATATCATCATCGACGCCTCGGCCTCCGACACCGGCATGCGTCGCCAGAACAATCAGGACAGCCACACGGCCGTCCGGGCGGCCAACAGCGAGGTCTGGCGGCGGCGCGGGCACCTGTTCATGGTCGCCGACGGCATGGGCGCGCACGCCGCCGGAGAGCTGGCCAGCAAGATGGCCTGCGACCTGATCCCGCACAGCTACATGAAGACGAAGGCGGGCGCGCCGGGAGAGGCCATCGCCAAGGCCTTCCGCGACGTCAGCACCCAGATCCACGTCCGGGCCGCCGCCAACCGCGACTTCGACGGCATGGGGACCACCTGCTCCTCGCTGCTGCTCCTGCCTGAGGGCGCCCTGGTCGCCCACGTGGGTGATTCCCGCGTCTACCGGATTCGCGACCATCGGATCGACCAGCTTTCGTTCGACCACAGCCTGGTCTGGGAGCTGGTCCGCCGCAACCACCTGACGCCCGAGCAGGCCAACGTCTCGATCCCCAAGAACGTCATCACGCGCAGCCTCGGCCCGGCCGAGGTCGAGGTCGACCTGGAAGGCCCCCTGGCCGTCAAGGAGGGGGACGTCTACCTGCTCTGTTCCGACGGCCTCTCTGGACCCGTGACGGACCCCGAGATGGGCGCCTTCGCCGGCTCGTTCCACCCGAGGGACGCCTCGCGGTACCTCGTCCACCTGGCCAACCTCCGCGGCGGCCTGGACAACATCACCGTCGTCATCGTCCGGATCGGCCCGTGGGTCGATCCCGAGTCCGGCGAGATCGACCAGCAAGACCCCGACGCCAAGAAGGGCAAGGCCTCCAATGGCGTCCCCAGGTCGTGGAAGGACCGTCTGCTGGAGCGCTTTACCGGCCCCAAGCCGCTTCAGCCCCTGGCCCCCGAGGACGAGCACCGCTACCGATCGGCCGATTGCACCATCGGCGAAGAACTGATCGAGAAGCTGCACCAGCTTGTCGAGGACGTCCGCGAGACGGCCGTTTCCCAGGCCTGGTCGGTCGACTGGCACCAGCTTTCCGAACACCGTCGCAAGCTCGCCCAGGGTCAGGAGTCTGGCAACTCCTGGGTCGTCCTCCGCGAGATCGGCGAGATGGTCGCTCTGCTCGGCCAGGCCGGACGGTTCCATCGCAAACAGGTCCCGATCTGA
- a CDS encoding trans-sulfuration enzyme family protein gives MPHDEPASDATRCARSPEAPRSITEPLAPPIQLASVYQVAGLDDADALFSGRAEGFFYARDGHPNAAQLAAKVAGLEGAEAGWVCASGMGAIAASVLTLAEQGARVILSEGLYGKTTTLVARELARFGVGHDLFDPSDPDSLRDVLAEPPGACLVVVETLSNPLLRVCDLEGVASVAAEAGVPLLVDHTFAPLLCKPIKLGATLVVHSLTKLIGGHGDVTLGAVVGPRELISRIRPVASTFGQTGNPFDCWMAIRGAVTLPLRVERTSQTALELARRLEAHPKVERTMYPGLVSHPDHALARRLFPKGFGAMVSFDVGSRELADRLIRGLRDIPFAPSLGDARTTVSHPCSTSHRGQDPEVLERLGVTPGLVRLSVGLEDVEDLWNDFAQALEFA, from the coding sequence ATGCCCCACGACGAGCCCGCCTCCGACGCGACCCGCTGCGCCCGTTCTCCGGAGGCGCCCCGGTCGATCACCGAGCCCCTGGCGCCGCCGATCCAACTGGCCTCGGTCTACCAGGTCGCCGGGCTGGACGACGCCGACGCCCTCTTCAGCGGCCGCGCCGAGGGCTTCTTCTACGCCCGCGACGGCCACCCCAACGCCGCCCAGCTTGCGGCCAAGGTCGCCGGTCTGGAAGGAGCGGAGGCCGGCTGGGTCTGCGCCTCGGGCATGGGAGCCATCGCGGCGAGCGTCCTGACCCTGGCCGAGCAAGGGGCCCGCGTCATCCTCTCGGAGGGGCTCTACGGCAAGACGACCACGCTGGTCGCCCGCGAGTTGGCCCGCTTCGGCGTCGGACACGACCTGTTCGATCCGTCCGACCCCGATTCCCTTCGCGACGTTTTGGCCGAGCCCCCCGGCGCGTGCCTCGTCGTGGTCGAGACCCTGTCCAACCCGCTCCTGCGCGTCTGCGACCTCGAGGGCGTGGCCTCGGTCGCGGCCGAGGCCGGCGTACCGCTGCTGGTCGACCACACCTTCGCCCCCCTGCTCTGCAAGCCGATCAAGCTGGGGGCGACGCTGGTCGTCCACTCGCTGACCAAGCTGATCGGCGGCCACGGCGACGTCACCCTGGGCGCGGTGGTCGGCCCTCGGGAGTTGATCTCGCGGATCCGGCCGGTCGCCTCGACGTTCGGCCAGACGGGCAACCCGTTCGACTGCTGGATGGCGATTCGTGGCGCCGTCACGCTCCCCCTGCGAGTCGAGCGGACCTCGCAGACGGCCCTCGAACTGGCCCGTCGGCTGGAGGCTCATCCCAAGGTCGAGCGGACGATGTATCCCGGGCTGGTCTCGCACCCCGACCATGCCCTGGCGCGGCGACTCTTCCCCAAGGGGTTCGGCGCGATGGTCTCGTTCGACGTCGGCAGCCGCGAACTGGCCGATCGCCTCATCCGAGGCCTGCGCGACATCCCCTTCGCCCCCAGCCTGGGCGACGCCCGCACCACCGTCAGCCACCCCTGCTCCACCAGCCACCGCGGCCAGGACCCGGAAGTCCTCGAACGCCTGGGCGTCACCCCGGGCCTCGTCCGCCTTTCCGTGGGGCTTGAGGACGTCGAGGACCTCTGGAACGACTTCGCCCAGGCTTTGGAGTTTGCATGA
- the fabF gene encoding beta-ketoacyl-ACP synthase II, protein MKRPRRVVITGMGTVNPLGLSVGATWEGLCAGRSGIGAIEQFDVSAFPVRFAGEVKGFDPTSLPDPRAAKRMDRISQFAVHAAVEAVRDSGLELSVGDPYRRGVILGCSIGGLNEFEDGHSSYLKGGPRRMSPFIIPKMMPNAAPACVAIQFGLMGPSGAVASACASAADAVHDAFRAIQRGEADVMLSGGSDATITPLGLGGFVAARALSTRNDDPQTASRPFDRDRDGFVLSEGAGLVILEEFEHARERGARIYAELLGCGRTNDAYGIAAPHPDGRGAVRAIQAALHDAGLEPDAIDYINAHATSTVLGDQVETQAIKEAFGDRAYRVAISSTKGMTGHLCGASGAIELIASALAIVQGVVPPTINYENPDPTCDLDYVPNVAREMRVRHALSTSFGFGGHNSCLAVGAVS, encoded by the coding sequence ATGAAGCGTCCACGTCGAGTCGTGATCACCGGCATGGGGACGGTGAACCCGCTGGGGCTCAGCGTCGGGGCCACTTGGGAGGGTCTGTGCGCCGGTCGGAGCGGGATCGGAGCCATCGAGCAGTTCGACGTGAGCGCCTTCCCGGTCCGGTTCGCGGGCGAGGTGAAGGGATTCGACCCGACGAGCCTTCCCGATCCTCGCGCCGCGAAGCGAATGGACCGGATCTCGCAGTTCGCGGTCCACGCGGCCGTCGAGGCGGTTCGGGACAGCGGACTTGAGCTTTCGGTCGGCGACCCCTATCGCCGCGGCGTGATCCTGGGCTGCAGCATCGGCGGCCTGAACGAGTTCGAGGACGGGCACTCCTCTTATCTCAAGGGGGGGCCTCGGCGGATGAGTCCGTTCATCATCCCCAAGATGATGCCCAACGCCGCGCCGGCGTGCGTCGCCATCCAGTTCGGGCTCATGGGGCCGAGCGGCGCCGTGGCCTCGGCCTGCGCCTCCGCGGCGGACGCGGTCCACGACGCCTTCCGGGCCATCCAGCGGGGCGAGGCCGACGTCATGCTCTCCGGCGGCTCTGACGCCACGATCACGCCCCTGGGGCTTGGCGGGTTCGTCGCCGCCCGAGCCCTCTCGACGCGCAACGACGATCCGCAGACGGCGAGCCGACCGTTCGACCGCGACCGCGACGGTTTCGTGCTAAGCGAAGGGGCGGGCCTGGTCATTCTCGAGGAGTTCGAGCACGCCAGAGAGCGAGGGGCACGGATCTACGCCGAGCTGCTCGGATGCGGCCGGACGAACGACGCCTACGGGATCGCCGCCCCGCATCCGGACGGTCGGGGAGCCGTCCGCGCGATCCAGGCGGCCCTGCATGACGCGGGCCTCGAACCGGACGCCATCGACTACATCAACGCCCATGCCACCAGCACCGTCCTGGGCGATCAGGTGGAGACCCAGGCGATCAAGGAAGCGTTCGGCGACCGCGCCTATCGCGTGGCGATCAGCAGCACCAAGGGGATGACCGGACACCTTTGCGGAGCGAGCGGTGCCATCGAACTCATCGCCTCCGCATTGGCCATCGTCCAAGGGGTCGTCCCCCCGACGATCAACTACGAGAACCCCGACCCGACCTGCGACCTGGACTACGTCCCGAACGTCGCCCGCGAGATGCGCGTCCGCCACGCCCTGTCGACGAGCTTCGGATTCGGCGGCCACAACTCCTGCCTTGCAGTCGGCGCCGTGTCCTGA
- a CDS encoding 4Fe-4S binding protein translates to MTKLDRHPSVVRHRERARAEAPDSLDAAWLRQLCLDAGADDVGFVAIGRTELDDQRSEILSAFPTTRTLVSLVCRLNPEPIRSPARSIANQEFHANYEHLDEVTRKVVRALGEAGVPALNPTSAFPMEMDRFPGRIWVVAHKPVAVAAGLGQMGLHRCVIHPVFGSFINLGTILVAADVSAQAAPIDYNPCLGCKLCVAACPVGAIGADGDFNFSACVTHNYREFMNGFTDWVATIADSRDGEDYRRRVPANESASMWQSLSFKANYKAAYCLAVCPAGEDVIGPFLDDRKTFLEQVVDPLKQKEEPIYVVPGSDAEAHVAKRFPRKTIRRVRGMRPASIRGFLFGMRLTFQREASRGLSAAYHFTFTGREPAEATVVIKDRRLTVQDGLVGEAQMRITADSDAWMGFLARRRSLVWAMLRGKIRVRGPLRLLVAFGKCFPN, encoded by the coding sequence GTGACGAAGCTGGATCGGCATCCGAGCGTGGTTCGCCATCGGGAGCGGGCGAGGGCGGAGGCGCCGGATTCGCTGGACGCCGCCTGGCTGCGGCAACTCTGCCTCGACGCCGGGGCCGACGACGTCGGGTTCGTGGCGATCGGGCGTACCGAACTCGACGATCAGCGATCCGAGATCCTCTCCGCCTTCCCGACGACGCGGACGCTCGTCAGCCTGGTCTGCCGCCTCAACCCGGAGCCGATCCGGAGCCCGGCCCGATCGATCGCCAACCAGGAGTTCCACGCCAACTACGAGCATCTCGACGAGGTGACGCGCAAGGTCGTGCGGGCGCTCGGCGAGGCGGGCGTGCCGGCCCTGAATCCGACGTCCGCCTTTCCGATGGAGATGGACCGCTTCCCCGGGCGGATCTGGGTCGTCGCGCACAAGCCGGTCGCCGTTGCGGCCGGGTTGGGTCAGATGGGCCTGCACCGTTGCGTCATCCACCCGGTCTTCGGCAGCTTCATCAACCTGGGGACCATCCTGGTGGCGGCCGACGTCTCCGCCCAGGCTGCCCCGATCGACTACAACCCGTGCCTGGGCTGCAAGCTCTGCGTGGCGGCCTGCCCGGTCGGAGCCATTGGCGCGGACGGAGACTTCAACTTCTCCGCCTGCGTGACGCACAACTACCGCGAGTTCATGAACGGGTTCACCGACTGGGTCGCGACGATCGCCGACAGCCGCGACGGCGAGGATTATCGTCGCCGGGTCCCGGCGAACGAGTCGGCGTCGATGTGGCAGAGCCTGTCGTTCAAGGCGAACTACAAGGCCGCCTACTGCCTGGCCGTCTGCCCCGCGGGCGAGGACGTCATCGGGCCGTTCCTCGACGATCGCAAGACCTTTCTCGAGCAGGTCGTCGATCCCCTGAAGCAAAAGGAGGAGCCGATCTACGTCGTCCCCGGCTCGGACGCCGAGGCGCACGTCGCGAAACGGTTCCCGCGGAAGACGATCCGCCGCGTGCGCGGGATGCGTCCCGCGTCCATCCGCGGGTTCCTCTTCGGGATGAGGCTCACCTTCCAGCGCGAGGCCTCGCGGGGGTTGTCGGCCGCCTACCACTTCACGTTCACGGGGCGAGAACCTGCCGAGGCGACCGTCGTAATCAAGGATCGCAGGCTGACCGTTCAGGACGGGTTGGTCGGCGAAGCCCAGATGCGAATCACGGCCGACAGCGACGCCTGGATGGGCTTTCTGGCCAGGCGACGGAGCCTCGTCTGGGCGATGCTCCGCGGGAAGATCCGCGTCCGAGGCCCGCTGCGGCTCCTGGTCGCGTTCGGCAAGTGCTTCCCAAATTGA
- a CDS encoding MarR family winged helix-turn-helix transcriptional regulator produces the protein MKRDPLKPEMLETVATDCIAVRVRLINRVVTAIYDEALRPSGLRVSQGNILVAVARRGEARPTEIARLLRIEKSTLSRDVEVMKKKGWLESDPPTGGRNQLLRVTPVGRDLLARTQPAWEKAQAEAKRLIGDPGVEAIREIASRLGWGAAAD, from the coding sequence ATGAAGCGAGACCCCCTCAAGCCGGAAATGCTCGAGACGGTGGCGACGGATTGCATCGCAGTCCGGGTGCGCCTCATCAACCGGGTTGTGACCGCCATCTACGACGAGGCGCTCAGGCCCAGTGGGCTTCGGGTCAGCCAGGGGAACATCCTGGTGGCGGTGGCCCGCCGGGGTGAGGCCAGGCCTACCGAGATCGCCCGACTCCTGCGGATCGAGAAATCGACGCTCAGCCGGGACGTGGAGGTCATGAAGAAGAAGGGCTGGCTGGAGTCGGACCCGCCGACCGGCGGGCGGAACCAGTTGCTCCGCGTCACGCCCGTGGGGCGGGACCTGCTCGCCCGGACCCAGCCCGCCTGGGAGAAGGCCCAAGCCGAGGCGAAACGGTTGATCGGCGACCCTGGCGTGGAAGCCATCCGTGAGATCGCGTCGAGGCTTGGCTGGGGCGCGGCCGCCGATTAA
- a CDS encoding PaaI family thioesterase, with protein MSSILERGLKILAGELPAPPAMQLLGIVARELEPGRAVFELAADARHHNPMGTLHGGVYCDLADAAMAMAYGATLADGESMTTVELKMQFLRPVRTALLTAEARVVQATSSIGYTECEIRDARGRLMAKASSTCMRLSKTGRRSEGRPNAAESPDELPRKPD; from the coding sequence ATGTCATCGATACTTGAACGGGGCCTCAAAATCCTGGCCGGCGAACTCCCCGCGCCTCCCGCGATGCAACTCCTGGGGATCGTCGCCAGGGAGTTGGAGCCGGGACGGGCGGTGTTCGAGCTTGCCGCGGACGCGAGGCATCACAACCCCATGGGGACGCTGCACGGCGGCGTCTACTGCGACCTGGCCGACGCGGCGATGGCGATGGCCTACGGGGCGACCCTCGCCGACGGCGAGTCGATGACCACGGTCGAGCTGAAGATGCAGTTCCTCCGCCCGGTGCGGACGGCCCTGCTCACGGCGGAGGCCCGGGTGGTCCAGGCGACGAGTTCGATCGGCTACACCGAGTGCGAGATCCGCGACGCGCGCGGCCGATTGATGGCGAAGGCGTCCAGCACCTGCATGCGCCTCTCCAAGACAGGCCGTCGGAGCGAGGGCCGGCCGAACGCTGCGGAAAGCCCGGACGAACTCCCCAGGAAGCCGGACTGA